In Sulfitobacter sp. W027, a single window of DNA contains:
- a CDS encoding GNAT family N-acetyltransferase — translation MLDIAYASPAEREEVAQFMNAVFVRAKWGIESWRALLAGRWCGPEGRYAITVRDDSKLIGVLGLVYAERQTSNGPRTTADMTSWYVLKDYRGQGVGKKMIALATLDPDVTVTNFSSAKAAVNVLEKAGLRELDRERLVWHPSKDAGFDVHEDPLSLGDRLPAKDRRIIEDHQGLRLRFLSVETPEGLCTMVIYPQKKHDDYVTHEIMYLADQPLFARYAKQIAASVLPSEAAILSLDRRFARDGIVCDEVRAFATPRYCQHGLLDPSEIDMLYSECVLLNIKIH, via the coding sequence ATGCTAGATATTGCCTATGCGTCCCCCGCCGAACGGGAGGAAGTCGCCCAATTCATGAACGCTGTTTTTGTCCGCGCGAAATGGGGCATTGAAAGCTGGCGCGCCTTGCTGGCCGGAAGATGGTGCGGACCCGAGGGGCGCTATGCCATCACCGTGCGCGATGACAGCAAGCTGATCGGGGTTTTGGGGCTGGTCTATGCCGAGCGTCAAACCTCGAATGGGCCGAGAACCACGGCAGATATGACCTCATGGTATGTGCTCAAAGACTATCGGGGGCAGGGGGTCGGCAAAAAGATGATCGCCTTGGCGACCCTTGACCCGGATGTAACGGTGACGAACTTTTCCAGTGCCAAGGCGGCGGTCAATGTCTTGGAGAAGGCGGGGCTGCGGGAGTTGGACCGCGAGCGGCTGGTCTGGCATCCGTCGAAAGATGCGGGCTTTGACGTCCATGAGGACCCCTTGTCTTTGGGTGATCGTCTGCCCGCAAAAGACCGTCGTATTATCGAAGATCATCAGGGGCTGCGGCTTAGGTTTCTTTCGGTGGAAACGCCTGAGGGGCTCTGCACGATGGTCATCTACCCTCAGAAAAAGCACGACGACTATGTGACCCATGAAATCATGTATCTCGCGGATCAACCGCTCTTTGCCCGCTATGCAAAGCAAATCGCGGCTTCGGTCCTTCCTTCAGAAGCTGCGATTCTTTCTTTAGATCGTCGTTTCGCGCGGGATGGAATTGTCTGCGATGAGGTCAGGGCGTTCGCGACACCCCGATACTGCCAACACGGGCTTCTGGACCCATCCGAGATCGATATGCTGTATTCGGAATGCGTGCTGCTTAATATCAAAATACATTGA
- a CDS encoding polysaccharide deacetylase family protein has product MATWAELGEELGKWSSQGETPTFWWRDDDTEACTDPLDRLISLSERFDAPLHLAVIPHAIDVKLADRLSASPQVYTLQHGYAHKNHEPKGTRASEVGKLRDLALIEKDLREGWRRMQSARLPNLLPVFVPPWNRIGEKVLPYLPRWGYAAFSGFDARPHPEPVPDLQHFNGHIDPIRWKEGAKFAGVEKTLEQCVRHLRKRRQEEAYQHEPTGFVSHHLQTDEDTWSFMEALMSRLTHNAATRWISLDSLIK; this is encoded by the coding sequence TTGGCGACCTGGGCAGAATTAGGCGAAGAGCTCGGAAAATGGTCCTCGCAGGGTGAGACGCCAACATTCTGGTGGCGCGACGATGATACGGAAGCCTGCACCGATCCGTTAGACAGGCTGATCTCCCTGTCAGAGCGCTTTGACGCGCCGTTGCATTTGGCGGTCATCCCCCACGCTATAGATGTCAAACTTGCCGATCGCCTATCGGCTTCGCCACAGGTTTACACGCTGCAACATGGATATGCGCATAAAAACCACGAACCCAAAGGCACCCGCGCGTCCGAAGTGGGCAAGTTGCGCGATCTGGCGTTGATCGAAAAGGATCTTCGCGAAGGGTGGCGGCGGATGCAATCGGCGCGTTTGCCAAACTTGTTGCCTGTCTTTGTCCCGCCGTGGAACCGAATTGGCGAGAAGGTATTGCCCTACTTGCCAAGGTGGGGATACGCTGCGTTTTCGGGGTTTGACGCACGTCCTCATCCTGAGCCCGTTCCGGACTTGCAGCATTTCAACGGTCACATCGATCCTATCCGCTGGAAGGAAGGCGCAAAGTTTGCAGGCGTAGAGAAGACTTTGGAACAATGCGTGCGCCACCTGCGCAAGCGTCGGCAGGAAGAGGCATATCAGCATGAGCCGACCGGATTTGTCAGCCATCACCTGCAGACTGACGAAGACACATGGAGCTTCATGGAAGCGCTTATGTCGCGGCTGACGCATAACGCAGCGACACGGTGGATATCGTTAGACAGCCTGATAAAATGA
- a CDS encoding ABC transporter permease produces the protein MSTQPSNRFVDTEPWVDTSDFSAPERKELDAPAWLLMWRSFRRHKLALVSGIFLLCAYLMLPIAGFIAPYTPNERNPDYLYAPPQSINLWHEGAFIGPFVYPITAEADLENYRWTYTTDETQPLPLKLFCEGQSYKLFGLIPSDTHLFCPPDGASLFLWGSDRLGRDVFSRILYGAQLSLTVGLIGISVSFALGITFGAMAGYFGGKTDWILNRIIEILRSLPELPLWLALSAAVPSSWGPVAVFFIISIILGILDWPGLARSVRAKFLSLREEEYVKAAEMMGAKPGRVIRRHLLPNFMSHLIASATLSIPAMILGETALSYLGLGLRAPAVSWGVMLNDAQNLASIEIYWWTAIPMLPIIVVVLAFNFLGDGLRASLDPYKS, from the coding sequence ATGAGCACGCAGCCCTCCAACCGCTTTGTTGATACCGAGCCTTGGGTCGATACATCTGATTTCTCGGCACCCGAACGCAAGGAACTCGACGCGCCTGCGTGGCTGTTGATGTGGCGCAGTTTCCGCCGCCATAAGCTCGCGCTTGTCTCCGGCATCTTTCTGCTCTGCGCCTATCTGATGTTGCCCATCGCCGGTTTCATCGCGCCCTACACGCCAAACGAACGCAACCCAGATTATCTTTACGCCCCGCCGCAGAGCATCAACCTGTGGCACGAAGGTGCTTTTATCGGTCCTTTTGTCTATCCGATCACTGCTGAGGCCGATCTGGAAAACTATCGCTGGACCTATACCACCGATGAAACCCAGCCCCTGCCGCTCAAGCTCTTTTGCGAAGGGCAAAGCTACAAGCTCTTTGGGTTGATCCCATCAGATACGCATCTTTTCTGCCCTCCTGATGGCGCGAGCTTGTTCCTATGGGGGTCTGACCGCTTGGGCCGCGATGTGTTCAGCCGCATTCTATACGGCGCACAATTGTCTTTGACGGTGGGGCTGATCGGCATCTCCGTGTCCTTCGCGCTTGGCATTACATTCGGGGCAATGGCGGGCTATTTCGGTGGCAAGACGGATTGGATCCTCAACCGCATCATCGAAATTCTGCGCAGCCTGCCCGAATTGCCGCTTTGGCTCGCGCTCTCGGCTGCGGTGCCTTCAAGCTGGGGTCCGGTGGCCGTTTTCTTTATCATATCAATCATTCTGGGCATCCTCGATTGGCCGGGCCTTGCGCGATCAGTGCGGGCAAAATTCCTGTCCCTGCGCGAAGAGGAATATGTAAAGGCCGCCGAGATGATGGGGGCCAAACCGGGGCGTGTCATTCGCCGCCATTTGCTACCAAACTTCATGTCCCACTTAATTGCCAGTGCGACGCTATCGATACCTGCGATGATCCTTGGTGAAACGGCGCTTAGCTATCTTGGGCTGGGCCTGCGCGCGCCTGCGGTAAGCTGGGGAGTCATGTTGAACGACGCTCAGAACCTCGCCAGCATTGAGATCTACTGGTGGACGGCAATTCCGATGCTGCCGATCATCGTGGTGGTCTTGGCATTCAATTTTCTTGGCGATGGGCTGCGTGCCTCTTTGGACCCTTACAAAAGTTGA
- a CDS encoding mechanosensitive ion channel family protein → MRAIFLISLLCFALLSILPDAGQSQGLGSLFPGTNPVEATEDPDADRRGSTDLDANPDGIAPTSSDTPAPDTELTENGSPSSMLDLQGRVSKFRDALVERVVTLPVAFNEVLYILRASSPDGTLRAFGMALVLSLLMFGVGAIVEKEVYGKYLMKRLIAKRISKNPEGYSEKIPFLALRFVVGLGGVVVSMAVAYVLGASIFGPLTDTAMQFTVSLINIGYFTCRVVAILWRMILSPFLSQYRIPPFSDRDAKQLHFWLWFLASCEVCAILFGFWIAELGLNYDAYAFFASVMSAILVLLNILLVLVNRRAISHALRHGKPPEETSTTVRFLSRAWVPAVFIYVIFAWVELTIDLVLGKPSSVPLIAGAYGILLTIIVVYGLINFGIERSFTRTRRLRLLNAEREAQSATDASGQDPEGDQSAEIDDTVLATDVMPQRSLNTFEELARRVSGILSFVAGTYAFFYIWDNDGAEMIESFASQVLDILVVIFIGYVIYHAFRIWIDSKIAEETTDDEEVEPGDEGGGSSASRLATLLPLFRNFTLILVVVSILLIVLMEIGVNVGPLFAGAGIIGIAIGFGSQALVRDVFAGAFFLFDDAFRKGEYLDVGNVKGTVEKISVRSFQLRHHLGALHTIPFGELQVITNYSRDWVMMKLPLRVTYDTDVEQVRKLIKKLGQDLLTDPEIGEAFILPLKSQGVIEMQDSAMIIRVKFMTKPGDQWLVRKKVYQEIRNLFEREGIKFAHREVTVRLADAQADDLTDAQKHKIAAAAHASLEEDLLEGDGQDNNGGDDR, encoded by the coding sequence ATGCGCGCCATATTCCTCATTAGCCTTCTGTGTTTCGCACTGCTTTCGATCCTCCCGGACGCCGGCCAGTCGCAAGGCCTCGGCTCGCTGTTTCCCGGAACGAACCCTGTAGAAGCAACCGAGGATCCGGATGCTGACCGGCGCGGCTCGACTGACCTTGACGCCAATCCCGACGGTATTGCTCCGACTTCGAGCGACACGCCCGCCCCGGATACGGAATTGACCGAGAATGGCAGTCCGTCATCTATGCTAGACCTGCAAGGCCGTGTCTCAAAATTCCGTGATGCTCTTGTCGAGCGGGTGGTGACACTCCCCGTGGCGTTTAATGAAGTCCTCTACATTCTACGCGCCTCTAGCCCGGACGGAACCTTGCGGGCCTTTGGGATGGCGCTGGTGCTAAGTCTGCTGATGTTCGGTGTGGGCGCTATTGTAGAAAAAGAGGTTTACGGCAAATACTTGATGAAAAGGCTGATCGCCAAGCGTATCAGCAAGAACCCCGAAGGCTATTCCGAAAAAATCCCCTTTCTTGCGCTTCGCTTTGTCGTCGGTCTGGGGGGCGTGGTTGTGTCAATGGCGGTGGCCTATGTGCTTGGCGCCTCAATCTTCGGCCCGTTGACTGACACAGCGATGCAATTCACGGTTTCCCTGATCAATATCGGCTATTTCACCTGCCGCGTAGTCGCCATCCTGTGGCGCATGATCCTGTCCCCTTTTCTTTCGCAGTACCGCATTCCACCGTTCAGCGATCGGGACGCCAAACAGTTGCACTTTTGGCTCTGGTTTCTGGCGTCCTGCGAAGTCTGTGCCATCTTGTTCGGTTTCTGGATTGCAGAACTGGGGCTGAACTATGATGCCTATGCGTTTTTTGCCTCGGTTATGTCCGCTATTTTAGTGCTGCTGAACATTCTGCTGGTGCTGGTTAACCGCCGTGCCATCAGCCACGCGCTGCGTCATGGCAAACCGCCAGAGGAGACGTCGACCACCGTACGCTTTTTATCGCGTGCATGGGTGCCTGCCGTTTTTATCTATGTGATTTTTGCTTGGGTCGAACTGACGATTGACCTCGTTCTAGGCAAGCCCAGCTCGGTCCCCTTGATCGCAGGCGCCTATGGAATTCTGCTCACGATCATCGTGGTCTATGGGCTGATAAACTTCGGGATTGAACGCAGCTTTACCAGAACCCGCAGACTGCGGCTGCTCAACGCCGAAAGGGAAGCGCAAAGCGCGACCGATGCATCGGGCCAAGACCCTGAGGGTGATCAATCGGCAGAGATTGACGATACGGTATTGGCAACTGACGTGATGCCGCAACGGTCATTGAACACATTTGAAGAACTGGCACGCCGGGTATCGGGCATATTGTCCTTTGTCGCTGGCACCTATGCGTTTTTCTATATTTGGGATAACGACGGCGCAGAAATGATCGAGAGCTTTGCCAGTCAGGTCTTGGACATCTTGGTCGTCATTTTTATCGGCTATGTAATTTATCACGCCTTTCGCATCTGGATTGACAGCAAGATCGCGGAGGAGACAACCGATGATGAAGAGGTCGAACCCGGCGACGAAGGCGGAGGCTCCAGCGCCAGCAGACTTGCGACCCTGCTGCCGTTGTTTCGTAACTTCACGCTGATCCTTGTAGTTGTCTCTATCCTGCTGATTGTCCTTATGGAGATCGGCGTCAATGTAGGCCCATTGTTTGCCGGTGCCGGGATTATTGGCATTGCCATCGGTTTCGGCAGTCAAGCGCTGGTACGGGATGTGTTTGCCGGGGCGTTTTTCCTCTTTGATGATGCTTTCAGGAAGGGTGAGTATCTCGACGTTGGCAATGTCAAAGGCACGGTTGAGAAAATCTCGGTGCGCTCTTTCCAGCTTCGTCATCACTTAGGCGCTTTGCACACCATCCCCTTTGGCGAATTGCAGGTGATCACCAACTACTCCCGCGACTGGGTGATGATGAAGCTGCCATTGCGGGTGACCTATGACACCGATGTGGAGCAGGTCCGCAAGCTGATTAAGAAGTTAGGGCAAGACCTTCTGACTGATCCAGAAATCGGAGAAGCTTTCATCCTGCCTTTGAAATCGCAAGGTGTGATTGAGATGCAAGACAGTGCGATGATCATCCGGGTGAAATTCATGACCAAGCCGGGGGACCAGTGGCTGGTGCGCAAGAAGGTCTATCAGGAAATTCGCAACCTGTTTGAGCGTGAAGGCATCAAATTTGCGCATCGCGAGGTGACGGTGCGGCTGGCCGATGCGCAGGCAGACGATCTTACGGATGCACAAAAGCATAAGATCGCGGCGGCAGCCCACGCCTCGCTTGAGGAGGACTTGCTGGAAGGTGACGGTCAGGACAACAACGGCGGCGATGATCGCTGA
- a CDS encoding ABC transporter substrate-binding protein has translation MSKLLALLLCLATPAWAIPTLQETAFWAAKVEKGDLPPIAERLPDVPLIVDLETKGRSYGTQGGTLRTLGTRSKDVRLMSAYGYARLVGYTSDYTLLPDILRDVEVSENRKFTLHLRPGHRWSDGEPFTSEDFRYWWENVAQDPDITPSGPPDFMYVDGELGTVDFPDAYTVVFEWPAANPNFLPQLAQASPPFIYRPAHYLKQFHQQFTAPGALHTAIIKARVKSWAALHNKRDNMGKFDNPEQPTLQPWVNVSETGTSRQLFVRNPYYHRIDARGVQLPYIDRVEMTIATGGLIAAKANAGETDLQARGLDFPDISILKKGEADGGNYRTLLWENGAASQIAIYPNLNFADPVWREVMRDVRFRRALSHGVDRHMINRALYFGLAKEGGMTALSQSPLYDPDNLSAYSEYSPTIANALLDEMGLTERTQAGIRKLSDGRPMEFVVETAGERQEVENALAILTDTWRELGIKLVMRPLDRDILRNRVYAGLSMASVWFGWDNGLPTPQTSPMYLAPTNQEFFAWPMWGQYYQSKGELGEEPQGAAPKSLLALADRWNRADDDLARASLWREMLRIHAQEVYAIGLLSEAPQPVVVSKRLRNVPEQGVWAYEPGAHFGVHRIDEFYFGEPSEQVVQ, from the coding sequence ATGTCTAAACTGCTCGCCCTGCTGCTGTGTCTGGCCACCCCAGCTTGGGCCATCCCAACATTGCAGGAAACCGCCTTTTGGGCTGCGAAGGTGGAGAAAGGCGATCTGCCGCCGATTGCCGAACGTCTGCCCGATGTGCCCTTGATCGTTGATCTTGAGACCAAAGGCCGCAGCTATGGTACCCAAGGCGGCACATTGCGCACCTTAGGGACGCGCTCCAAGGATGTGCGTCTGATGTCTGCCTATGGATATGCCCGGCTGGTTGGCTATACGTCGGATTACACACTCCTGCCCGATATCCTCCGCGATGTTGAAGTGTCGGAGAACCGCAAGTTCACATTGCATCTGCGCCCCGGTCACCGCTGGTCAGACGGGGAGCCCTTCACCTCGGAGGATTTCCGCTATTGGTGGGAGAATGTGGCACAGGACCCCGACATCACGCCCTCCGGCCCGCCGGACTTTATGTATGTTGATGGCGAGTTAGGCACGGTTGATTTCCCCGATGCCTATACCGTCGTTTTTGAGTGGCCCGCCGCCAACCCGAATTTCCTACCCCAATTGGCGCAGGCCAGCCCGCCGTTTATTTATCGGCCTGCGCATTACCTCAAGCAGTTTCATCAGCAGTTCACCGCCCCCGGTGCGCTTCATACCGCGATCATCAAGGCCCGCGTTAAGAGTTGGGCGGCGCTGCATAACAAACGCGACAATATGGGTAAGTTCGACAACCCGGAACAGCCGACCTTGCAACCTTGGGTCAATGTCAGCGAGACCGGCACCTCACGGCAACTGTTTGTCCGCAATCCATATTACCACCGCATCGATGCCCGAGGTGTACAACTGCCCTATATCGACAGGGTCGAGATGACGATCGCGACCGGCGGTCTTATCGCGGCAAAGGCCAATGCGGGCGAGACGGACCTTCAAGCGCGTGGCCTCGATTTTCCCGACATCTCGATCCTCAAAAAGGGCGAAGCGGATGGCGGCAACTATCGCACGCTGCTGTGGGAGAACGGGGCTGCAAGCCAGATCGCCATCTATCCCAACCTGAACTTTGCCGACCCGGTTTGGCGAGAGGTCATGCGCGATGTGCGCTTCCGCCGCGCGCTTAGCCACGGCGTTGACCGACATATGATCAATCGCGCGCTCTATTTTGGGCTGGCCAAAGAAGGCGGCATGACAGCACTTTCGCAAAGCCCCCTGTATGATCCCGACAACCTTTCTGCCTATTCAGAATATTCTCCGACCATAGCCAACGCCTTGCTGGATGAGATGGGCCTGACTGAGCGCACTCAGGCCGGAATCCGCAAACTGTCCGATGGCCGTCCTATGGAATTCGTGGTTGAAACAGCGGGCGAGCGGCAAGAGGTTGAAAACGCGCTTGCCATCCTGACCGACACGTGGCGCGAGTTGGGCATTAAGCTGGTTATGCGTCCGCTCGATCGCGACATTCTTCGGAACCGGGTTTACGCGGGCCTGAGCATGGCATCTGTGTGGTTCGGCTGGGACAACGGATTGCCCACGCCTCAAACCTCTCCGATGTATCTCGCGCCGACCAATCAGGAATTTTTCGCTTGGCCCATGTGGGGGCAATATTACCAATCCAAGGGCGAGTTGGGGGAGGAACCACAGGGCGCAGCGCCGAAAAGCCTACTGGCCTTGGCAGACCGCTGGAATCGCGCAGATGACGATCTCGCCCGCGCATCCCTGTGGCGCGAGATGCTGCGCATTCATGCTCAAGAGGTCTATGCCATCGGCCTTCTTTCAGAAGCGCCCCAACCTGTGGTCGTATCAAAGCGGTTGCGCAACGTTCCCGAACAAGGCGTTTGGGCCTATGAACCGGGTGCGCATTTCGGTGTTCACCGCATTGACGAGTTTTACTTTGGCGAACCGTCGGAGCAAGTTGTCCAATGA
- a CDS encoding ABC transporter permease, giving the protein MMFLRYAVYRFFTMLLTLLVVSVLVFVIINLPPGDYLSNQIAELRATGQAEGVAKAEFLRAEYALDRPLWEQYLIWVGFAPGPQGFSGLIQGDFGWSFEFDRPVGEIVGDALWLTVLVNLAAVLFVYAVALPLGVLAAAKSETWADYTAGFVGYLGLATPNFLLALILFYYGHKYLDLPIGGLMDPAFEGAPMSWPKVKSILLHMIVPTFVIGTSGAAAMMQRLRANMLDELSKPYVETAKAKGMAPTRLLVKYPLRVAFNPFVADIGNLLPAMVSGSVLVSVVLGLQTIGPYLLTALKSQDQFLAGFVLMFVALLTLIGTMISDMLLVLLDPRIRYGGRRT; this is encoded by the coding sequence ATGATGTTCCTCCGCTACGCCGTCTACCGCTTTTTCACGATGTTGCTGACCCTGCTGGTCGTCTCGGTCCTCGTCTTTGTGATCATCAATTTACCGCCCGGTGATTACCTGTCCAACCAGATCGCCGAATTGCGCGCCACTGGTCAGGCTGAAGGCGTGGCAAAGGCCGAATTTCTACGCGCCGAATACGCGCTCGACCGGCCATTGTGGGAACAATATCTGATCTGGGTCGGCTTCGCCCCTGGACCGCAGGGTTTTTCCGGCCTCATTCAGGGTGATTTCGGTTGGTCGTTCGAATTTGACCGCCCCGTGGGTGAGATTGTGGGGGATGCCTTGTGGTTGACGGTATTGGTCAATCTTGCGGCTGTGCTTTTCGTCTATGCGGTGGCACTGCCCTTGGGTGTGCTTGCCGCCGCAAAATCTGAGACATGGGCCGATTATACGGCAGGTTTTGTTGGGTATCTGGGCCTTGCCACACCAAATTTCCTGTTGGCGCTGATCTTGTTCTACTACGGGCATAAATACCTCGACCTGCCGATTGGTGGGCTGATGGACCCGGCTTTTGAGGGCGCACCGATGTCATGGCCGAAGGTCAAGTCGATCCTATTACATATGATCGTCCCGACCTTTGTCATCGGCACCTCAGGGGCGGCTGCGATGATGCAGCGTCTGCGCGCCAATATGCTGGACGAATTAAGCAAACCCTATGTTGAAACCGCCAAAGCCAAGGGCATGGCGCCAACGCGGCTTTTGGTGAAATACCCGCTGCGCGTGGCGTTTAATCCTTTCGTCGCAGATATCGGAAACCTGTTGCCCGCGATGGTCTCAGGCTCGGTCTTGGTTTCTGTGGTGCTGGGTTTGCAGACGATCGGGCCCTATTTGCTGACAGCGCTGAAGTCGCAGGACCAGTTTCTGGCGGGTTTTGTGTTGATGTTCGTGGCCCTGCTGACACTGATCGGCACGATGATCTCTGACATGCTATTGGTGCTGCTCGACCCGCGAATCCGCTATGGAGGGCGCCGTACATGA
- a CDS encoding NAD-dependent epimerase/dehydratase family protein: MRNALVTGSSGFIGYFVSLALLRAGWRVIGLDSLSDYYDVNLKLNRQSQLCEYAQFSVVNEKLETPQALMTLFKEHRPDVVIHLAAQAGVRHSIDDPRAYLNANLIGTFELLEAARAFPPEHMLLASSSSIFGANRQMPYKEADRVDTQMSFYAATKKATENMAHSYAHLYALPTTMFRFFTVYGPWGRPDMAYFKFTKAILNRAPIDVYNHGKMQRDFTYVDDLVRAIMGLIDVPPDPTSPVPGDSVSPVAPFRTVNIGNASPVSLMDFIAAIETACGQEAIKTFHPIQPGDVPATWADTTLLQTLVGKQHSTPVGEGLQHFVDWYRDFYKA; the protein is encoded by the coding sequence ATGAGAAACGCACTTGTCACCGGATCGTCCGGATTTATCGGATATTTCGTGTCTCTCGCGCTGCTGCGCGCGGGCTGGCGTGTGATCGGGCTCGACAGCCTGTCGGATTACTATGACGTTAATCTAAAGCTGAACCGTCAATCGCAGCTTTGCGAATATGCCCAATTCAGCGTGGTGAATGAAAAGCTGGAAACCCCGCAAGCTCTGATGACCCTGTTCAAAGAGCACCGCCCGGACGTTGTCATACATCTGGCCGCGCAGGCGGGCGTGCGCCATTCCATTGATGATCCGCGTGCCTATCTGAACGCCAATCTCATCGGCACCTTTGAATTGCTAGAAGCCGCCCGCGCCTTCCCGCCTGAGCATATGCTGCTGGCGTCGAGTTCGTCCATTTTTGGTGCCAATCGCCAGATGCCATACAAAGAGGCGGATAGGGTCGATACGCAGATGTCCTTCTATGCGGCGACCAAGAAGGCGACTGAAAATATGGCGCATTCCTATGCCCATCTTTACGCTCTGCCTACGACGATGTTTCGCTTTTTCACCGTCTACGGTCCTTGGGGCCGCCCGGATATGGCCTATTTCAAATTCACCAAGGCGATCCTAAATCGCGCGCCAATCGACGTTTACAATCATGGCAAGATGCAGCGCGATTTCACCTATGTCGACGATCTGGTCCGCGCGATCATGGGCCTGATCGATGTCCCCCCCGATCCGACCAGCCCGGTGCCGGGCGATAGTGTTTCACCTGTTGCTCCGTTTCGAACCGTTAACATCGGCAATGCCTCTCCGGTCTCCCTGATGGACTTCATTGCCGCGATTGAGACTGCCTGTGGGCAAGAGGCGATCAAGACATTCCACCCAATCCAACCCGGTGATGTGCCCGCCACATGGGCAGATACCACATTGCTGCAAACTTTGGTGGGCAAGCAACATTCCACGCCGGTCGGCGAAGGGTTGCAGCATTTCGTGGACTGGTACCGCGACTTCTACAAAGCGTGA
- a CDS encoding ABC transporter ATP-binding protein: MTPLLEVDGLTIGFGKADPVVRDVSFSIRSGETLALVGESGSGKTLTCRSVLRILPEAAQIRSGRIVFAGGDGPVDMLSLREPEMRQIRGDRISMIFQEPMRSLSPLHRLGNQVAEVLRLHRSMSRSAAKRTVLQKFERVGFMEPERIWRSYPFELSGGMRQRAMIAMAMVAKPKLLIADEPTTALDVTTQAQVLGLIKTLQAETGMAVILVTHDLGVVANMAQHVVVMNGGRVMESGTAPEVLGHPEHGYTRKLFAAATMIPEVAAPAREVPHKDLILEMRGVDKTFILRTGGWRKPSTVAACKDVNLQVVRGKTLAVVGESGSGKTTCAHMALGAVLPDPGGEVLFYSEPGAPALPVHSMSASQRSAFQRQAQMVFQDPYSSLSPRMRIGAALTEPLEIHGIGSRAERRDKAAAMLKLVGLNPDMMTRYPHAFSGGQRQRLSIARALTLDPKLLICDEPTSALDVSVQEQILRLLEEIRDRASLSYLFISHDLAVVARIADEVIVMRAGVIVEQAPPETLFYDPRHPYTKALIAAQPEPDIARPIDLELVAKGAGAPSTWPEMFRIDGGVAPALQNVGDGHMVRCHV, translated from the coding sequence ATGACACCTTTGTTGGAAGTTGACGGGCTGACGATCGGGTTTGGCAAAGCCGATCCGGTGGTGCGCGATGTTAGTTTTTCCATACGCTCGGGTGAGACGCTGGCATTGGTCGGCGAAAGCGGTTCTGGCAAAACCTTGACCTGTCGCAGCGTGCTGCGCATCCTCCCCGAAGCCGCTCAGATCCGAAGTGGCAGGATCGTCTTTGCCGGGGGCGACGGGCCAGTAGATATGCTGAGCCTGCGCGAACCAGAGATGCGCCAGATCAGGGGTGACCGCATCTCGATGATCTTCCAAGAGCCGATGCGCTCCCTTTCGCCACTGCACCGACTGGGCAACCAAGTGGCGGAGGTGCTGCGCCTGCACCGCTCCATGAGCCGGTCAGCGGCAAAGCGGACGGTGCTTCAGAAATTCGAACGCGTAGGGTTCATGGAACCTGAGCGGATTTGGCGCAGCTATCCCTTTGAATTATCTGGCGGGATGAGGCAACGCGCGATGATCGCGATGGCAATGGTGGCCAAGCCCAAACTGTTAATCGCGGACGAACCTACGACAGCGTTGGATGTGACAACGCAGGCGCAAGTGCTGGGGCTGATCAAGACCTTGCAAGCGGAAACCGGGATGGCGGTTATCCTTGTTACGCATGATCTGGGTGTCGTGGCGAACATGGCCCAGCATGTGGTTGTCATGAACGGCGGCCGCGTCATGGAAAGCGGCACCGCGCCGGAGGTTCTGGGCCATCCTGAACACGGCTACACGCGCAAGCTCTTTGCCGCCGCCACGATGATCCCCGAGGTCGCAGCACCTGCCCGCGAGGTCCCGCACAAAGACCTGATCCTTGAGATGCGGGGCGTCGACAAGACCTTCATTCTGCGCACCGGAGGCTGGCGCAAACCAAGCACCGTGGCCGCTTGCAAAGATGTCAATCTGCAAGTGGTAAGAGGCAAGACCCTTGCCGTGGTCGGCGAAAGCGGATCGGGCAAGACCACCTGTGCACATATGGCATTGGGCGCCGTGCTGCCTGATCCCGGCGGCGAGGTGCTGTTTTATTCCGAACCGGGTGCCCCAGCCCTGCCCGTTCACAGCATGTCGGCATCGCAACGCAGCGCCTTTCAACGACAAGCGCAGATGGTGTTCCAAGACCCATATTCCTCGCTTTCGCCAAGGATGCGTATTGGGGCGGCATTGACGGAACCACTGGAAATCCACGGCATCGGGTCGCGCGCCGAGCGGCGCGACAAGGCCGCCGCGATGCTGAAACTGGTCGGTCTCAACCCCGACATGATGACCCGCTATCCACATGCCTTTTCGGGCGGCCAGCGGCAACGTCTTTCGATTGCCCGTGCCTTAACGCTGGACCCCAAACTCCTGATCTGTGACGAGCCGACATCCGCCTTGGATGTTTCAGTGCAAGAGCAGATTTTGAGGTTGCTGGAAGAAATCCGTGATCGCGCCTCATTGAGTTATCTGTTCATCAGCCACGACCTAGCCGTGGTGGCGCGTATTGCTGACGAGGTTATCGTGATGCGGGCCGGCGTTATTGTCGAACAAGCCCCGCCCGAGACGCTGTTTTACGATCCTCGCCATCCCTATACCAAGGCGCTGATCGCCGCTCAGCCGGAACCGGATATCGCCAGACCTATTGATCTTGAACTGGTCGCCAAGGGGGCCGGTGCGCCATCAACTTGGCCAGAAATGTTCCGCATCGACGGCGGGGTTGCACCGGCTTTGCAAAATGTAGGCGACGGTCACATGGTCCGTTGTCATGTCTAA